In the Panthera uncia isolate 11264 chromosome D2, Puncia_PCG_1.0, whole genome shotgun sequence genome, one interval contains:
- the LOC125933161 gene encoding guanine nucleotide-binding protein-like 1: MESAAGGGPCLVCVSGILTMFTRATSQTVERKDHGTWQLQLLAGIYPIAQTQEPYTAVGYLASRIPVQVLLHPRHPEAKDPSAEHPWCAWDICETRAEKRGYMTAKAARNDVYRAANSLLRLALDGRLSLCFQPPGYSEPKGTWESHLETTELVVLQGRVGPAGDEEEEEEEELSSSCEEEVEEDRDMDEEGERMRTPQLQLQGPAWLPETLNALLGEDEC; this comes from the exons ATGGAGAGCGCGGCAGGTGGAGGCCCATGTCTCGTGTGCGTCTCAGGCATCCTGACTATGTTCACCAGGGCCACGTCCCAGACTGTAGAGCGCAAAGACCACGGCACCTG gcAGTTGCAGCTGTTGGCGGGGATCTACCCCATTGCCCAAACCCAGGAGCCATACACTGCAGTGGGCTATCTGGCCTCTCGAATCCCTGTGCAGGTCCTGCTTCACCCGCGCCACCCAGAGGCCAAGGATCCCTCAGCAGAACATCCCTGGTGTGCCTGGGACATCTGTGAAACCCGGGCAGAGAAACGTGGTTATATGACAGCCAAGGCAGCCCGGAATGATGTGTACAGAGCAGCCAATAGCCTCCTGCGGCTGGCACTGGATGGCCGCCTCAGCCTGTGTTTTCAGCCGCCAGGCTACAGTGAACCGAAAGGCACCTGGGAGTCCCATCTGGAGACCACAGAGCTGGTGGTtttgcagggcagggtggggccagCAGgtgacgaggaggaggaggaagaagaagagctgAGCAGCTCCTGTGAGGAGGAGGTAGAGGAGGACCGAGATATGgatgaggagggggagaggatgaGGACACCCCAACTTCAGCTCCAGGGTCCAGCCTGGCTGCCCGAAACCCTTAACGCCCTACTGGGTGAGGACGAGTGCTGA